From a single Endozoicomonas euniceicola genomic region:
- a CDS encoding histidine phosphatase family protein, producing the protein MTLLPKPVVLVMLLIVADGSLAIEEKNQACTPWRTIVNSDDQNAIESHLNNKRPYPGNRREVSAPFSSCSMVHTIYLGRHASRHVTKNEKLSEIEQELNELLKGDESTSSELTLEGIKIIQNIKRLRQFVEKNELAGSITSLGKQELNFITRRFASGVNIAPFNLKPATAIRASTSKTLRTRQSLEAFMDGLKGWSVNSGLSFEPDMAVESADQILRSYKSCPERTGSYETTRDKLKKSRQELVDDSQLSFDLAQSFTKKTMTSKNKLKVMELLYNLCQIESSFPEKERYNFCQYFLNESNQSGEEMKLLGKMQNLKQWHKRGFASGNRVMFNLAAPIQEQVISRLTAALSPKQDQPLLSLWFTHDSTMVAMIMLMGYLGDNPDYSDWDADLITPMSGNIQWRVYQCGRDHRVQILLNEIPVCLDDCPDAFCSLTDYISRSAQKLQEIDFKGECGVIEEDDFSAMADDDD; encoded by the coding sequence ATGACCCTCCTGCCTAAGCCTGTTGTTCTGGTGATGTTGCTGATAGTGGCTGATGGCTCGTTAGCCATAGAGGAAAAAAATCAAGCCTGCACTCCCTGGCGTACGATTGTCAATAGTGATGACCAGAACGCTATTGAGTCACACTTAAACAATAAACGACCATACCCAGGCAATAGGCGGGAAGTGAGCGCACCTTTTAGTAGTTGTTCTATGGTGCATACGATTTATTTAGGTCGACATGCCTCAAGGCATGTCACAAAAAATGAAAAGCTGTCCGAAATAGAGCAGGAGCTTAATGAACTGTTAAAAGGAGATGAAAGTACATCCAGCGAGCTTACGCTGGAAGGAATAAAAATAATACAAAACATAAAGCGGCTAAGACAGTTTGTTGAAAAAAACGAATTGGCTGGAAGCATTACCAGCTTAGGAAAACAGGAGCTGAACTTCATTACCAGACGTTTTGCGTCAGGGGTAAATATTGCCCCATTTAATTTAAAACCAGCAACCGCTATACGGGCAAGCACCAGTAAAACACTGAGAACGAGACAGAGTTTAGAGGCCTTTATGGATGGCTTGAAAGGCTGGTCTGTCAATAGCGGCTTGTCGTTTGAACCGGATATGGCAGTGGAATCTGCCGACCAGATTCTGAGAAGTTATAAGAGCTGCCCCGAAAGAACTGGGTCCTACGAAACCACCAGGGATAAATTAAAGAAAAGCAGGCAGGAGTTAGTTGATGACAGCCAGCTTTCTTTTGACCTGGCCCAAAGCTTTACCAAAAAAACAATGACCTCAAAAAATAAACTTAAAGTAATGGAGTTGCTGTATAACTTGTGCCAGATAGAAAGCAGCTTTCCTGAAAAAGAAAGGTACAACTTCTGCCAGTATTTTCTCAATGAGTCAAACCAGTCCGGTGAGGAGATGAAGCTTCTTGGAAAGATGCAAAATTTAAAACAATGGCATAAAAGAGGCTTTGCCAGCGGCAACAGGGTAATGTTTAATCTTGCCGCTCCTATTCAGGAGCAGGTGATCAGCAGGCTTACTGCTGCACTGAGCCCTAAACAAGACCAACCATTACTGTCCCTCTGGTTTACCCATGACTCAACCATGGTGGCCATGATCATGCTGATGGGCTATTTGGGTGACAACCCTGATTACAGTGACTGGGACGCCGATTTGATCACTCCCATGTCAGGTAATATTCAGTGGCGCGTCTACCAGTGTGGCAGAGACCACCGGGTGCAGATACTGCTGAATGAAATACCTGTCTGTCTGGATGACTGTCCAGATGCTTTTTGTTCGCTGACAGACTACATCAGTCGGTCAGCGCAAAAATTACAAGAGATCGACTTCAAAGGCGAATGCGGTGTTATAGAGGAAGACGACTTCAGCGCAATGGCAGATGACGATGACTGA